One stretch of Streptococcus australis DNA includes these proteins:
- the atpD gene encoding F0F1 ATP synthase subunit beta: protein MSSGKIAQVIGPVVDVLFAAGETLPEINNALVVYKNDERKTKIVLEVALELGDGMVRTIAMESTDGLTRGMEVLDTGRPISVPVGKETLGRVFNVLGDTIDLDAPFAEDAERQPIHKKAPTFDELSTSSEILETGIKVIDLLAPYLKGGKVGLFGGAGVGKTVLIQELIHNIAQEHGGISVFTGVGERTREGNDLYWEMKESGVIEKTAMVFGQMNEPPGARMRVALTGLTIAEYFRDVEGQDVLLFIDNIFRFTQAGSEVSALLGRMPSAVGYQPTLATEMGQLQERITSTKKGSVTSIQAIYVPADDYTDPAPATAFAHLDSTTNLERKLVQLGIYPAVDPLASSSRALAPEIVGEEHYAVAAEVKRVLQRYHELQDIIAILGMDELSDEEKTLVARARRIQFFLSQNFNVAEQFTGQPGSYVPVAETVRGFKEILEGKHDKLPEDAFRGVGSIEDVIAKAEKMGF from the coding sequence ATGAGTTCAGGTAAAATTGCTCAGGTTATTGGACCCGTTGTAGACGTCTTGTTTGCAGCTGGGGAAACACTTCCTGAGATTAACAATGCACTTGTCGTCTACAAAAATGACGAAAGAAAAACAAAAATCGTCCTTGAAGTAGCCTTGGAGTTGGGTGATGGTATGGTTCGTACTATCGCCATGGAATCAACAGATGGTTTGACTCGTGGAATGGAAGTTTTGGATACAGGTCGTCCAATCTCTGTGCCTGTAGGTAAAGAAACTTTGGGACGTGTCTTCAATGTTTTGGGAGATACCATTGACTTGGATGCTCCTTTCGCTGAAGACGCTGAGCGTCAGCCAATTCATAAAAAAGCTCCAACTTTTGATGAGTTGTCTACCTCTTCTGAAATTCTCGAAACTGGGATTAAGGTTATCGACCTTCTTGCCCCTTACCTTAAAGGGGGGAAAGTTGGACTCTTCGGTGGTGCCGGAGTTGGTAAAACTGTCTTGATCCAAGAATTGATTCACAACATTGCCCAAGAACACGGTGGGATTTCCGTATTTACTGGTGTTGGGGAACGTACCCGTGAGGGGAACGACCTTTACTGGGAAATGAAAGAATCAGGCGTTATCGAGAAAACAGCCATGGTATTTGGTCAGATGAATGAGCCACCAGGAGCCCGTATGCGTGTTGCCCTTACTGGTTTGACAATCGCTGAATACTTCCGTGATGTAGAAGGCCAAGACGTGCTTCTCTTTATCGACAATATCTTCCGTTTCACTCAGGCTGGTTCAGAAGTATCTGCCCTTTTGGGTCGGATGCCATCAGCCGTTGGTTACCAACCAACACTTGCTACAGAAATGGGGCAATTACAAGAACGTATCACATCAACCAAGAAGGGGTCTGTAACCTCTATCCAGGCTATCTACGTACCTGCGGATGACTACACTGACCCTGCGCCAGCAACAGCCTTCGCTCACTTGGATTCAACGACTAACTTGGAACGTAAGTTGGTACAATTGGGTATCTACCCAGCCGTTGACCCACTTGCATCAAGCTCACGCGCCTTAGCTCCTGAGATTGTTGGTGAGGAGCACTATGCAGTTGCTGCGGAAGTCAAACGTGTGCTTCAACGTTACCATGAATTGCAAGATATCATTGCTATCCTCGGTATGGATGAACTCTCTGATGAAGAAAAAACCTTAGTTGCACGTGCCCGTCGTATCCAGTTCTTCTTGTCACAAAACTTCAACGTTGCGGAGCAATTTACTGGTCAACCTGGTTCTTATGTACCAGTAGCGGAAACGGTTCGAGGTTTTAAGGAAATCCTTGAAGGGAAACACGACAAACTTCCAGAAGATGCCTTCCGTGGCGTCGGTTCAATCGAAGACGTCATTGCTAAGGCAGAGAAAATGGGATTTTAA
- a CDS encoding F0F1 ATP synthase subunit gamma codes for MAVSLNDIKTKIASTKNTSQITNAMQMVSAAKLGRSEEAARNFQIYSQKVRKLLTDILHGNGAGGSTNPMLISRPVKKTGYIVITSDRGLVGGYNSSILKTVMELKEEYHPNGDDFEVICIGGMGADFFKARGIQPIYELRGLADQPSFDEVRKIISKTIEMYQNELFDELYVCYNHHVNTLTSQMRVEQMLPIVDLDPNEADEEYSLTFELETSREEILEQLLPQYAESMIYGAIIDAKTAENAAGMTAMQTATDNAKKVINDLTIQYNRARQAAITQEITEIVAGASALE; via the coding sequence ATGGCAGTATCTCTAAATGATATTAAAACAAAAATCGCCTCAACAAAAAATACGAGTCAAATCACCAATGCTATGCAAATGGTGTCAGCAGCTAAATTAGGCCGCTCTGAAGAAGCAGCTCGAAACTTTCAAATATACTCTCAAAAAGTTCGTAAACTTTTGACAGATATCCTTCATGGAAATGGAGCTGGTGGTTCAACCAATCCTATGTTGATTAGTCGTCCAGTTAAAAAGACAGGCTATATTGTCATCACTTCAGATCGTGGTTTAGTTGGGGGCTACAATTCTTCCATCCTTAAAACTGTTATGGAGTTGAAAGAAGAATATCATCCGAATGGAGATGACTTTGAAGTCATCTGTATTGGTGGTATGGGAGCTGACTTTTTCAAGGCTCGTGGCATTCAACCAATCTATGAATTACGAGGCTTGGCTGATCAACCTAGTTTTGATGAAGTTCGTAAAATTATTTCAAAAACGATTGAAATGTATCAAAATGAACTCTTTGATGAACTCTATGTCTGCTATAATCACCACGTTAATACACTTACCAGCCAAATGCGTGTGGAGCAAATGCTTCCGATTGTTGACCTTGATCCGAACGAAGCAGATGAGGAGTATAGCTTGACATTTGAGTTGGAAACAAGCCGAGAAGAAATTTTGGAGCAATTGTTGCCACAGTATGCTGAAAGTATGATTTATGGAGCCATTATCGATGCCAAGACAGCTGAAAATGCCGCTGGTATGACAGCTATGCAGACAGCGACTGATAATGCCAAGAAAGTCATCAATGATTTGACCATTCAGTATAACCGTGCCAGACAGGCGGCGATTACACAAGAAATTACAGAAATTGTAGCAGGTGCTAGTGCCTTAGAATAA
- the atpA gene encoding F0F1 ATP synthase subunit alpha: MAINAQEISALIKQQIENFKPNFDVTETGVVTYIGDGIARAHGLENAMSGELLIFENGSYGMAQNLESTDVGIIILGDFTDIREGDTIRRTGKIMEVPVGDNLIGRVVDPLGRPVDGLGEIHTNKTRPVEAPAPGVMERKSVSEPLQTGLKAIDALVPIGRGQRELIIGDRQTGKTTIAIDTILNQKGQDMICIYVAIGQKESTVRTQVETLRQYGALDYTIVVTASASQPSPLLFLAPYAGVAMAEEFMYQGKHVLIVYDDLSKQAVAYRELSLLLRRPPGREAFPGDVFYLHSRLLERSAKVSDELGGGSITALPFIETQAGDISAYIATNVISITDGQIFLGDGLFNAGIRPAIDAGSSVSRVGGSAQIKAMKKVAGTLRIDLASYRELEAFTKFGSDLDAATQAKLNRGRRTVEVLKQPVHKPLPVEKQVTILYALTHGFLDTVPVNDIVRFEEEFHAFFDAQHPEILETIRETKDLPEEAILDAAITEFLNQSSFQ, from the coding sequence TTGGCAATTAACGCACAAGAAATCAGCGCTTTAATTAAGCAACAAATTGAAAATTTCAAACCCAATTTTGATGTGACTGAAACAGGTGTTGTAACCTATATCGGGGACGGTATTGCGCGTGCCCACGGCCTTGAAAATGCCATGAGTGGAGAGCTCTTGATTTTTGAAAATGGCTCTTATGGTATGGCGCAAAACTTGGAGTCTACAGACGTTGGGATTATCATCCTAGGTGACTTTACAGATATTCGTGAAGGCGATACTATTCGTCGTACAGGTAAAATCATGGAAGTCCCTGTCGGTGATAACTTGATTGGACGTGTTGTGGATCCACTTGGTCGTCCAGTTGATGGTCTCGGAGAAATCCACACGAACAAGACTCGTCCAGTAGAAGCACCAGCTCCTGGTGTTATGGAGCGTAAGTCTGTTTCAGAACCATTGCAAACAGGTTTGAAAGCTATTGATGCCCTTGTACCGATTGGTCGTGGTCAACGTGAGTTGATTATCGGAGACCGTCAGACAGGGAAAACAACCATTGCGATCGATACCATCTTGAACCAAAAAGGTCAAGATATGATTTGTATCTATGTAGCCATTGGACAAAAAGAATCAACGGTTCGTACACAAGTAGAAACACTTCGTCAGTACGGTGCCTTGGACTACACAATCGTTGTGACAGCCTCTGCTTCACAGCCTTCTCCATTGCTCTTCCTAGCTCCTTATGCTGGGGTGGCTATGGCTGAAGAATTTATGTACCAAGGCAAGCATGTTTTGATCGTATATGATGATCTTTCAAAACAAGCGGTAGCTTATCGTGAGCTTTCCCTCTTGCTTCGTCGTCCACCAGGTCGTGAAGCCTTCCCAGGGGATGTTTTCTATCTCCACAGCCGTTTGCTTGAGCGCTCAGCTAAAGTTTCTGACGAGCTTGGTGGTGGATCAATCACAGCCCTACCATTTATCGAGACGCAAGCAGGAGATATCTCTGCCTATATCGCGACCAACGTAATTTCAATCACAGATGGACAAATCTTCCTTGGAGATGGCCTCTTTAATGCAGGTATTCGTCCAGCTATTGATGCGGGTTCATCTGTATCTCGTGTAGGTGGTTCTGCACAAATCAAAGCTATGAAGAAGGTTGCTGGTACACTTCGTATAGACCTTGCTTCATATCGTGAGTTGGAAGCCTTCACTAAGTTTGGTTCTGATTTGGATGCGGCAACACAGGCTAAGTTGAATCGTGGCCGTCGAACGGTAGAAGTATTGAAACAACCAGTTCACAAACCATTGCCAGTTGAGAAACAGGTTACTATCCTGTATGCTTTGACACATGGTTTCTTGGATACAGTCCCAGTAAATGACATTGTTCGCTTTGAGGAAGAGTTCCATGCCTTCTTTGATGCTCAACATCCAGAGATTTTGGAAACCATTCGTGAAACAAAAGACTTGCCAGAAGAAGCAATCTTGGATGCTGCGATTACAGAGTTTCTCAATCAATCCAGCTTCCAATAA
- a CDS encoding F0F1 ATP synthase subunit delta, whose product MDKKTVKVIEKYSMPFVQLVIEKGEEDRIFSDLAQIKQVAEETGLPSFLGQVAVDETDKEKTVRFFQDSVSPLMQNFIQVLLYNHRANLFYEVIVDCLSRLEKETNRFEVTIASAHPLTDDQKERLLPLIEKKMSLKVRSIKEQIDESLIGGFVIFANHKTIDVSIKQQLRVVKENLK is encoded by the coding sequence ATGGACAAAAAGACAGTAAAGGTAATTGAAAAATACAGCATGCCTTTTGTCCAATTGGTGATTGAAAAAGGAGAAGAAGACCGTATCTTTTCTGACTTAGCTCAAATCAAGCAAGTCGCTGAAGAAACAGGCTTGCCTTCTTTTTTAGGTCAAGTGGCAGTAGATGAGACAGATAAGGAAAAAACAGTTCGTTTCTTCCAAGACTCAGTGTCACCACTAATGCAAAACTTTATTCAGGTCCTATTATACAATCACAGAGCAAATTTATTTTATGAAGTAATTGTAGATTGTTTGAGTCGACTTGAAAAAGAAACGAATCGATTTGAAGTAACGATTGCCTCTGCTCATCCATTAACAGATGACCAGAAGGAACGTTTGCTCCCTTTGATTGAGAAAAAAATGTCTCTGAAAGTTCGGAGTATCAAAGAACAAATCGATGAAAGTCTAATCGGTGGTTTTGTCATTTTTGCCAATCACAAGACAATTGATGTGAGTATTAAACAGCAACTTCGTGTTGTTAAAGAAAATTTGAAATAG
- the atpF gene encoding F0F1 ATP synthase subunit B has protein sequence MHVTVGELIGNFILIAGSFILLIVLVKKYAWSNLTSVFEERAEKIAADIDGAEQARQKAETLAQKREDELAGSRTEAKTIIENAKETAEKSKADILSEAKLEASRLKEKANQEIAQNKAEALQSVKGEVADLTISLAGKIISQNLDGQAHKELIDQYIDQLGEA, from the coding sequence ATGCACGTAACAGTAGGTGAATTGATTGGTAACTTTATTTTAATTGCTGGCTCTTTTATCCTTTTGATCGTCTTAGTCAAAAAATACGCATGGTCAAACTTGACAAGTGTCTTCGAAGAACGCGCCGAAAAGATTGCTGCTGATATTGATGGTGCTGAGCAAGCTCGTCAAAAAGCAGAAACTCTTGCTCAAAAGCGTGAAGATGAATTAGCTGGTAGCCGTACAGAGGCTAAAACCATCATTGAAAATGCGAAAGAAACTGCTGAGAAGAGCAAAGCGGACATATTGTCTGAAGCAAAACTAGAAGCTAGTCGTCTGAAAGAAAAAGCGAACCAAGAAATTGCTCAAAATAAAGCGGAAGCTTTACAAAGCGTTAAGGGTGAGGTAGCAGATTTGACGATTAGTCTTGCCGGTAAAATAATCTCACAAAACCTTGATGGTCAAGCTCATAAGGAACTCATTGATCAGTACATTGATCAGCTAGGAGAAGCTTAA